A window of the Verminephrobacter eiseniae EF01-2 genome harbors these coding sequences:
- a CDS encoding substrate-binding domain-containing protein yields MTRLGLRCIASMATRQLLVELLPGFTQRSGHGASVESVAGVDAARRVQDGEVFDLVLLASDAIDKLMAAGRLLPGSKVDWVCSGMAVAVRAGAPLPDIHSEEALRQTVLAADRIGHSTGPSGVALVRLFRRWGIADALHERMVQAPPGVPVGALIAAGAAELGFQQHSELLHVPGIHIVGPLPPALQINTTFSAAVGAQSLQVDAARALLAYLASPLAQDAKRRQGMEPA; encoded by the coding sequence ATGACAAGGCTCGGGCTGCGCTGCATCGCGTCGATGGCCACGCGCCAGTTGCTGGTCGAACTGCTGCCCGGGTTTACGCAGCGCTCGGGGCATGGCGCGAGCGTCGAGTCGGTGGCTGGCGTCGATGCGGCCAGGCGCGTGCAGGACGGCGAGGTCTTCGACCTGGTGCTGCTGGCATCGGATGCCATCGACAAGCTGATGGCCGCCGGCCGGCTGCTGCCCGGCAGCAAGGTGGACTGGGTGTGCTCCGGCATGGCCGTGGCGGTGCGCGCCGGGGCGCCGCTGCCGGACATCCACTCTGAAGAGGCGCTGCGCCAGACCGTGCTCGCGGCAGACCGCATTGGCCATTCCACCGGGCCTAGCGGTGTGGCCCTGGTCCGGCTGTTTCGGCGCTGGGGCATTGCCGATGCGCTGCACGAGCGCATGGTGCAGGCGCCGCCCGGTGTGCCGGTGGGCGCGCTGATTGCCGCTGGCGCGGCGGAACTGGGCTTTCAGCAGCACAGCGAGTTGCTGCATGTGCCGGGCATCCACATCGTCGGCCCGCTGCCGCCCGCGCTACAGATCAACACCACTTTTTCCGCCGCTGTGGGCGCGCAGTCGCTGCAGGTCGATGCGGCCCGCGCACTGCTGGCCTACCTGGCATCGCCGCTGGCGCAAGACGCCAAGCGCCGCCAGGGCATGGAGCCGGCCTGA
- a CDS encoding amidohydrolase family protein, with translation MSLIIDCHGHYTTAPKALEDWRNAQIAGIRNPAAMPAVADLKISDDELRASIAGNQLRLMQERGSDITLFSPRASFMAHHIGDFEVSSRWAAICNALCHRVCTLFPEHFVPVAMLPQSPGVAPASCIAELEKCVHEYGAVGINLNPDPSGGHWSSPPLTDRHWYPLYEKMVQYDLPAMIHVSTSCNPCFHTTGAHYLNADTTAFMQCLQGDLFKDFPTLKFLIPHGGGAVPYHWGRFRGLAQEMKKPLLEEHLLDNIFFDTCVYHQPGIDLLHRVIPVRNVLFASEMIGAVRGIDPQTGHCYDDTRRYIEACGTLSAQDRQQIYEGNARRVFPRLDARLKAREMA, from the coding sequence ATGAGTCTGATCATCGACTGCCATGGTCACTACACCACGGCCCCCAAGGCGCTGGAGGACTGGCGCAACGCGCAGATCGCGGGCATCCGCAACCCCGCTGCCATGCCCGCCGTGGCCGATCTGAAGATCAGCGACGACGAACTGCGCGCGTCGATCGCGGGCAACCAACTGCGCCTGATGCAAGAGCGCGGCAGCGACATCACGCTGTTCTCGCCGCGCGCCAGCTTCATGGCCCACCATATCGGCGACTTTGAGGTGTCGAGCCGCTGGGCGGCCATCTGCAACGCGCTGTGCCATCGCGTCTGCACGCTGTTTCCCGAGCATTTCGTGCCCGTGGCGATGCTGCCGCAAAGCCCGGGCGTTGCGCCGGCCAGTTGCATTGCCGAACTGGAAAAATGCGTGCACGAATATGGCGCCGTGGGCATCAACCTGAACCCCGACCCCTCGGGCGGCCACTGGAGCAGCCCGCCGCTGACCGACAGGCACTGGTACCCGCTTTATGAAAAGATGGTGCAGTACGATCTGCCCGCGATGATCCACGTCAGCACCAGTTGCAACCCCTGCTTTCACACCACCGGCGCGCATTACCTGAATGCCGACACCACAGCCTTCATGCAATGCCTGCAGGGCGACTTGTTCAAGGACTTTCCGACGCTCAAATTCCTGATCCCCCATGGCGGCGGGGCCGTGCCCTACCACTGGGGGCGTTTTCGCGGCCTGGCGCAGGAGATGAAGAAACCACTGCTCGAAGAGCACCTGCTGGACAACATCTTTTTCGACACCTGCGTCTACCACCAGCCCGGCATCGACCTGCTGCACCGCGTGATACCGGTCAGGAATGTGCTGTTCGCCAGCGAGATGATAGGCGCGGTGCGCGGCATCGACCCGCAGACCGGCCACTGCTACGACGACACCCGGCGCTATATCGAAGCCTGCGGCACGCTGAGCGCGCAAGACCGGCAGCAGATCTACGAAGGCAATGCGCGCCGGGTGTTCCCCCGGCTCGATGCGCGCCTGAAGGCCAGGGAAATGGCCTGA
- a CDS encoding amidohydrolase family protein: MSAFSKTPGWLDWHPNPGKPHWQLPAGAVDAHCHVFGPGAEFPYAPERKYTPCDAGKAQLYALREHLGFARNVVVQATCHGSDNRALVDALRHSGGRARGVASVERSVSDEQLQALHDAGVRGVRFNFVKRLVDVTPRDELMEIAARIAKLGWHVVIYFEAADLPGLWDFFAALPTTVVVDHMGRPDVSQPVDGPDFGLFLELMHQHPHVWSKVSCPERLSLTGPPALNGERNAYADVLPFARRVVQAFPERVLWGSDWPHPNLRDHMPDDGLLVDYIAQIAQTPALRQQLLVDNPMRLYWPEEC; this comes from the coding sequence ATGAGCGCATTCAGCAAAACCCCCGGCTGGCTCGACTGGCACCCCAACCCGGGCAAGCCCCATTGGCAATTGCCCGCAGGCGCCGTCGACGCCCACTGCCATGTGTTCGGCCCCGGGGCCGAGTTTCCCTACGCGCCCGAGCGCAAATACACGCCCTGTGATGCCGGCAAGGCGCAGTTGTATGCGCTGCGCGAGCACCTCGGCTTTGCGCGCAACGTGGTGGTGCAGGCCACCTGCCATGGCAGCGACAACCGCGCCCTGGTCGATGCGCTGCGGCACTCGGGCGGCCGGGCGCGCGGCGTGGCCAGCGTCGAGCGCTCGGTGAGCGATGAGCAACTGCAGGCGCTGCACGACGCTGGCGTGCGCGGCGTGCGCTTCAACTTCGTCAAGCGCCTGGTCGATGTCACGCCCCGGGACGAACTGATGGAGATTGCGGCGCGCATCGCCAAACTGGGCTGGCATGTGGTGATCTACTTCGAGGCCGCAGACCTGCCCGGGCTGTGGGACTTTTTTGCCGCGCTGCCCACCACCGTGGTGGTCGACCACATGGGCCGCCCCGACGTGAGCCAGCCCGTGGACGGCCCCGACTTCGGGCTGTTCCTCGAACTCATGCACCAGCACCCCCATGTGTGGAGCAAGGTCAGTTGCCCCGAACGCCTGAGCCTGACCGGCCCCCCGGCCCTGAACGGCGAACGAAATGCCTACGCCGACGTGCTGCCGTTTGCGCGCCGCGTGGTGCAAGCGTTCCCGGAGCGCGTGCTGTGGGGCAGCGACTGGCCGCACCCCAACCTGCGCGACCATATGCCCGACGACGGCCTGCTGGTGGACTACATCGCGCAGATTGCGCAAACGCCAGCGCTGCGCCAGCAACTCCTGGTGGACAACCCGATGCGCCTTTACTGGCCCGAAGAATGTTGA
- a CDS encoding protocatechuate 4,5-dioxygenase subunit alpha/beta produces MSLDKPYLDVPGTIIFDAEQSRKGYWLNQFCMSLMQADNRARFKADERAYLDRWALTEAQKQAVLARDLNQCLRLGGNIYFLAKIGATDGKSFQQMAGSMTGLSEEQYRDMMISGGRPANGLRVPGENGATRTQPAPPAQPTGARPAKARISAAVFSSHVPAIGAAIDQGKTQQDYWKPLFAGYDLSRQWLREHRPDVILLVYNDHATAFSLEMIPTFAIGTAAQFQPADEGWGPRPVPPVIGHPELAAHIAQSVIQQDFDLTIVNKMDVDHGLTVPLSLMCGQPLAWPCPVIPFAVNVVQYPVPSGRRCYQLGQAIRRAIESYDADLNVQIWGTGGMSHQLQGPRAGLINKEFDNAFLDQLITDPEAAASIPHIDYVREAGSEGIELVMWLIARGAMSDVARGATPDAAADGATGRPPKVVHRFYHVPASNTAVGHLILENP; encoded by the coding sequence ATGTCACTGGACAAACCCTATCTGGACGTGCCCGGCACGATCATTTTTGACGCCGAGCAAAGCCGCAAAGGCTACTGGCTCAACCAGTTCTGCATGAGCCTGATGCAGGCCGACAACCGCGCACGCTTCAAGGCCGACGAGCGCGCCTACCTCGACCGCTGGGCGCTGACCGAAGCGCAAAAACAGGCCGTGCTCGCGCGCGACCTGAACCAATGCCTGCGCCTGGGCGGCAACATCTACTTCCTGGCCAAAATCGGCGCCACCGACGGCAAGAGCTTCCAGCAAATGGCCGGCAGCATGACCGGCCTGAGCGAAGAGCAATACCGCGACATGATGATCAGTGGCGGGCGCCCGGCCAACGGCCTGCGCGTGCCCGGAGAAAACGGCGCAACCCGGACGCAGCCCGCGCCGCCGGCGCAGCCAACCGGCGCGCGCCCGGCCAAGGCCCGGATCAGCGCTGCGGTCTTCAGCTCCCATGTCCCGGCCATCGGCGCCGCCATCGACCAGGGCAAGACACAGCAAGACTACTGGAAGCCGCTGTTTGCCGGCTACGACTTGTCCCGGCAATGGCTCAGGGAGCACCGGCCCGACGTGATCTTGCTGGTCTACAACGACCACGCCACGGCATTCAGCCTGGAGATGATCCCGACCTTTGCCATCGGCACGGCCGCCCAATTCCAGCCGGCCGACGAAGGCTGGGGCCCGCGCCCCGTGCCCCCGGTCATCGGCCACCCGGAACTGGCCGCGCACATCGCGCAATCGGTGATACAGCAAGACTTCGACCTGACCATCGTCAACAAAATGGACGTGGACCACGGCCTGACGGTGCCGCTGTCGCTGATGTGCGGCCAGCCCCTGGCCTGGCCCTGCCCGGTCATCCCCTTCGCGGTCAATGTGGTGCAATACCCCGTGCCCAGCGGCCGCCGCTGCTACCAGCTCGGCCAGGCCATCCGCCGGGCCATCGAAAGCTACGACGCAGACCTGAACGTGCAAATCTGGGGCACGGGCGGCATGAGCCACCAGTTGCAAGGCCCCCGGGCCGGGTTGATCAACAAAGAATTCGACAACGCCTTCCTGGACCAACTCATCACGGACCCCGAAGCCGCAGCCAGCATCCCCCATATCGACTACGTGCGCGAGGCGGGCAGCGAAGGCATCGAGTTGGTGATGTGGCTCATCGCGCGCGGCGCGATGTCGGATGTGGCGCGCGGTGCGACGCCGGATGCGGCGGCCGATGGCGCCACCGGCAGGCCCCCGAAGGTCGTGCACCGCTTCTACCATGTGCCCGCATCCAACACGGCCGTCGGCCACCTGATTTTGGAGAACCCATGA